In one Lolium rigidum isolate FL_2022 chromosome 3, APGP_CSIRO_Lrig_0.1, whole genome shotgun sequence genomic region, the following are encoded:
- the LOC124696416 gene encoding COP9 signalosome complex subunit 4 codes for MDSALASAAAIADQRQKIEQYRHILASVLSSSPPDIAQAKRFLNHMVSDEVPLVVSRQLLQTFAQELGKLEPDSQKEVAHYALTQIQPRVVSFEEQVVVIREKLAELYESEQQWSRAAQMLSGIDLDSGIRMLDDTNKLSKCVQIARLYLEDDDAVNAEAFINKASFLVTNSNQEVLNLQYRVCYARILDLKRKFLEAALRYYGISQIEQRQIGDEEIDENALEQALSAAITCTILAGAGPQRSRVLATLYKDERCSKLKIYPILQKVFLERILRKPEIDAFAEELKPHQKALLPDKSTVLDRAMIEHNLLAASKLYTNISFDELGTLLGIDPRKAEKIASRMICEDRMRGSIDQVEAVIHFEDDTEGLQQWDQQIAGLCQALNDILDSMSSKGIAIPV; via the exons ATGGACAGCGCCCTCGCCAGCGCGGCGGCGATCGCCGACCAGCGCCAGAAGATCGAGCAGTACCGCCACATCCTCGCCTCCGTCCTCTCCTCTTCCCCGCCGGACATCGCCCAGGCCAAGCGCTTCCTTAACCACA TGGTGTCGGACGAGGTGCCGCTCGTGGTGTCGCGGCAGCTGCTGCAGACCTTCGCGCAGGAGCTCGGGAAGCTGGAGCCGGACTCCCAGAAGGAGGTCGCCCACTACGCGCTCACGCAGATCCAGCCTCGCGTGGTCTCCTTTGAGGAGCAG GTAGTAGTGATTAGAGAGAAGCTTGCAGAACTCTATGAATCCGAACAACAATGGTCGAGAGCAGCACAAATGCTTAGTGGCATTGACTTGGACTCGGGAATCAG GATGCTTGACGACACAAACAAATTATCCAAGTGTGTCCAGATTGCACGACTCTATTTGGAG GATGATGATGCAGTGAATGCTGAAGCTTTTATTAACAAAGCCTCGTTTTTGGTCACAAACAGCAACCAGGAAGTTCTGAACTTACAATACAGG GTCTGCTATGCGAGAATTTTAGATCTAAAGCGTAAATTcttggaagctgcacttcgataCTATGGTATCTCTCAAATTGAACAACGCCAAATTGGGGATGA AGAGATTGATGAAAATGCACTTGAACAAGCTCTTAGTGCTGCTATAACATGCACAATATTGGCTGGTGCTGGTCCACAGCGCTCTCGTGTTCTTGCTACATTGTATAAG GATGAAAGATGCTCGAAGCTCAAGATATACCCAATACTGCAGAAG GTTTTTCTCGAAAGGATTTTGAGGAAACCAGAAATTGATGCATTTGCAGAGGAGCTGAAGCCGCATCAA AAAGCTCTTCTGCCAGACAAGTCTACTGTGCTTGACCGGGCGATGATTGAACATAATCTCCTTGCTGCCAGCAAACTTTACACCAATATCAG CTTTGATGAGCTTGGAACATTGTTAGGCATTGACCCTAGGAAG GCTGAGAAGATAGCATCTCGAATGATCTGTGAAGATAGAATGCGGGGGTCAATTGATCAG GTTGAAGCTGTGATACACTTTGAAGATGACACTGAAGGGCTGCAGCAGTGGGACCAGCAG ATTGCTGGACTGTGCCAAGCGCTGAACGACATCCTTGACAGCATGTCGAGCAAGGGGATCGCTATACCTGTCTGA
- the LOC124696417 gene encoding zinc finger protein GAI-ASSOCIATED FACTOR 1-like encodes MEVETSSERGVSSSAAAPPPQLPPPGPPAKKKRALPGMPDPDAEVIALSPKTLMATNRFVCEICSKGFQRDQNLQLHRRGHNLPWKLRQRSGKEVRKRVYVCPEPTCVHHDRSRALGDLTGIKKHFCRKHGEKKWKCEKCAKKYAVQSDWKAHAKTCGSREYRCDCGTLFSRRDSFITHRAFCDALAEDAKARAPPAEDGTSAAGAPLALPPPPQQAPLLAAPVPLQQLPPPPAPAPAPQQEDNQEREIVAAPDPVVQYTPPAPAQMMQSPPSVNGANVSASTSSVSANSQSLLGSMFAPSSVAQAPQYHPERAKPAPLCLATDASSSLFSAPASADRQQHLAPPPSPSPHMSATALLQKAAQMGATSSSSSFLRGLGLDVSSSSQASTSSGQPQQLHGHQGGAMQVPFSDGLQWPPRMEPEPAPMMSAGLGLALPYDSTGGPAGFPELIMGQSSMFSGKPATVDFLGLGMSPTGATASRGFSVFMQPMGGAVGMAGSGTGAAETFGAARGTQSKPWERNPSSSPIL; translated from the exons ATGGAGGTGGAGACATCGTCCGAGCGCGGCGTCTCATCTTccgccgcggcgccgccgccgcagctgccGCCGCCCGGCCCGCCCGCCAAGAAGAAGCGCGCCCTGCCCGGCATGCCAG ATCCCGACGCGGAGGTGATCGCGCTGTCGCCCAAGACGCTGATGGCGACGAACCGGTTCGTGTGCGAGATCTGCAGCAAGGGCTTCCAGCGGGACCAGAACCTGCAGCTGCACCGCCGCGGCCACAACCTGCCCTGGAAGCTCCGGCAGCGGAGCGGCAAGGAGGTGCGCAAGCGCGTCTACGTCTGCCCCGAGCCCACCTGCGTGCACCACGACAGGTCCCGCGCGCTCGGCGACCTCACGGGCATCAAGAAGCACTTCTGCCGCAAGCACGGCGAGAAGAAGTGGAAGTGCGAAAAGTGCGCCAAGAAGTACGCCGTGCAGTCCGACTGGAAGGCGCACGCCAAGACCTGCGGCTCCAGGGAGTACAGATGCGACTGCGGCACGCTCTTCTCAAG GCGGGACAGCTTCATCACCCACCGCGCCTTCTGCGACGCGCTGGCCGAGGACGCCAAGGCGCGCGCCCCGCCGGCGGAGGACGGAACCTCGGCGGCTGGTGCCCCGCTGGCGCTACCACCGCCGCCGCAGCAAGCGCCACTACTCGCCGCACCGGTGCCGCTGCAGCagctgccgccaccgccggccccgGCGCCCGCGCCGCAACAGGAGGACAACCAAG AGCGGGAGATCGTCGCCGCGCCCGACCCCGTCGTCCAGTacacgccgccggcgccggcgcagaTGATGCAGTCGCCGCCGTCGGTCAACGGCGCCAACGTCAGTGCCAGCACCAGCAGCGTGTCGGCCAACTCGCAGAGCCTCCTCGGCAGCATGTTCGCGCCCTCCTCCGTCGCGCAGGCGCCGCAGTACCACCCGGAGCGCGCCAAGCCCGCGCCGCTATGCCTCGCGACGGACGCCTCCTCCTCGCTCTTCTCCGCCCCTGCATCAGCCGACCGGCAGCAGcatctcgcgccgccgccgtccccgtcaCCGCACATGTCCGCCACGGCGCTGCTCCAGAAGGCCGCGCAGATGGGCGCCAcctcctccagctcctccttCCTCCGCGGGCTGGGCCTCGacgtgtcgtcgtcgtcccaggcGTCCACGTCGTCTGGCCAGCCACAGCAGCTCCACGGCCATCAAGGAGGAGCCATGCAGGTGCCCTTCTCGGATGGTTTGCAATGGCCGCCGCGGATGGAGCCTGAGCCGGCGCCGATGATGTCGGCCGGGCTAGGCCTCGCGCTACCGTACGACTCGACCGGAGGCCCGGCCGGCTTCCCGGAGCTCATCATGGGTCAGTCGTCGATGTTTAGCGGCAAGCCGGCCACCGTGGATTTCCTGGGCCTGGGAATGAGCCCCACGGGCGCGACGGCCAGCAGGGGCTTTTCCGTGTTCATGCAACCCATGGGCGGTGCGGTGGGCATGGCCGGGAGTGGCACCGGCGCCGCGGAGACGTTCGGCGCTGCCCGTGGCACTCAGTCAAAGCCATGGGAGAGGAATCCGAGTAGCTCGCCAATCCTTTGA